AGACAAGACTAAGGAGATAAACAACTATGACGAGTGAGAGAAAATTGTGCATTGATGTACGCAACATGCAGATGAGAAGTGGCAACGAACAATACAAGTGAGAAGCAGCTTCTTCACAAAGATCAAGTGTGAGCTTCTGCCAAGGCCATAACGGTAGGGCTAGATGCGTATTGGTGCTCCTGGGGAcctttacctgcttgatggagttctgggagttgttctactccccaagcccggccccgaggccaggcttgacttgtgagagcttagtccaacaggctgttgcttggagcggcccacaggcccacatatccaccacagcccaattGGTTCAGCACTTCtttaagaaaactatctagtgttctcttgaagatgtccacggtcgttctggcaatatttcttataatgTATACCTTTATACTTTTATTCCTCTAACCTTAATGATCGTCCAGTCACTCATCAGAGAGTCTTGCTATGTCATggaacaatgaaatgggtagataacTAACTTCAGACTGCAAGATGGAGCCTACACTAGCAAACTCTGCTATGTTTTTAGTTGTTTTATAGTAGAATTCCAGAGTAATGAGTGTAGTTTATTGTTTAGATTACAGTATAGAGTAATTCTGCAGTTGTTTTGAATTAACTTATACTCAATTAGAAATTTCTTAGTGTAAATTTAAATTATATTCTGCATCAAGAAAAGACTTGGGGAAGATTGTTGAGAGGTAAAATTCCACACTGACCCAGAGGGACCTCAATAAATCTAAAAAGGCTTCCTGACTCTAACAATATAAAACTATATAACTGGAGAGACATGCTTAGTGTAATGTTTCATGCGAACCATTTTATCTCACCTGAGAAAGATGGGCTTGATTTTCTTTCGTCAAGTCTGATTTTAATTTGGACTTCTGCACCTTTAGCTCATCCAATTCTGATTTGATCTCTCCATGCTCAAGTTCCAtcaattgtgtctgtgttgaaatAAAAAGAACATCTTAAATATAGACAACAAGGTTCAACTACACGAAGGCGAGAGAGGCAGGCCTTCTTGACCTCCTATGATGCAACTCTTAATACAATAATATAATGAAATACTTACCAAAATTAAAGTGTTTTCTTTTCCTTATTTACCCTAAACCCTTTCCCTAACTCCCCCTCGCTATTTCCATTTCTCACCTTTCCCCTGTAACTTGACAACCAATCCGTTGTCAAGTTACAACGGGCTACTGTTCAGCCCAActgcttggggtggacggtagagcaacagtctcgcttcatgcaggtcggcgttcaatccccaaccatccacaggtggttgggcaccattccttccccccgtcccatcccaaatccttatcctgaccccttcccagtgccataGAGTTGTAATGGCTTGTTGCTTttaccctgatagttcccttccatttCCCTCATCCTCTACTTGTAACTTAAACCTTTCCTCCTCTCCATTCCATCCTTCCCTGCCATTCTCCCTTCCATCCTGTCCCCTCTTacatccacctcctctccctgacTTTCCTTCCCCTACTCCCTGCTCACTCTCCCTTAATGAGATATTTAACTTGGACCATTTCTCcactgtttataaaaatatctgatTTATTTAATTCATATCAGTAATTTAAAGTGAACAAGTGAGTATAAACTGATCTAACTGATGAAGAATTATCTTTTTACAGGATCACTAGCTGTCATTATAAAGGTTTTCCACTAGAATTATTATAATTGATACAGAATTATAAAGTAATTTCAAGAGAAATATAGAACCTAACTTGTCACACCACTTATAATGTATATTTGAGTAAAGAAGCTAAAAAAAAACAGGAGaggtggacatatatatatacatgctacATCAACCATTGTATGTATAGAGGTTTCTATAATATGCATTTGTATTTACAAAGAGTGGAAATAGCAATTGCTAAAaatttacaaatacagtactgtactaacgAAGAAGACAATTTGGCTTTTCCTGTACTGTACTACGATGGCAAGACCTTACTGTACACGGACATCCAACTAAAGAACAAAGAACAGATATATGAAAGACGTCTCTATGATTCCTTTGTGTGACTATGCTATTCAGGCACATACATTTTAGGTTACCCCTGAATGGCCTTAGGCAACACTCAACACAATTTctgcatgcaggcgatgagtcacaataacgtggctaaagtatgttgaccagaccacacactagaaggtgaagggacgacgacgtttcggtccgtcctggaccattctcaagtcaaaacgtcgtcgtcccttcaccttctagtgtgtggtctggtcaacaatttctGCATACCTACTGCATATGAAAtgacaaatttacctgaaaatatGTTGCTAACATATCTTTGTAAATTTTACCTTTGACTGAAGCACAGAGAACTGACTCTGAATTTGTACATTTTTGTCGGTCAGTTTCTGCGTGAAAGCCAGAAGCTCAGCTTCCTTGTGGCGGCAAGATAGTAACTCGCTCTCTATTTCATTGTTTGTCGACTGTAACCGATCAATTTCCTGGTTGGCTGCAGCTAGCTGCTCACGCTCTCTGTAACATTAAGAAAGATATGAGTGCTTTTACTTGCATATAGAAACCATACTGTATTTAAAACAGCCCCTTTGAAATGTGATTTTGAAAACAAAATTTTGGCAAGGCTATAAACTAAATATTTAGGCCTTTCTACATTCATACTGTGCACCATTCAATATATTTATACAAAATTAAATGACAATGACTTGTGGAATGAAATACTTTTCCAAGTCGAGCCATCAGTTGCATCCCTAGCATGGTCCTGGGTGTACCCAGGACATCCTTCACGCACACACCAAGCTGTCATCTATATTTCCTCTAGCGTAGCAAGTTACTGCTACTGATCTTGCCATGTTCTTAGAGTGTGCACAGTTGAGAGCGCATCTCAGGCAACCcagttatgcccgaaacgctttgcgtaatagtggctttaggcattgtatgtactagccctaactataaatccatcactcttggtaaaatctcttttatgtatgtaccttacctaaataaacatttagatttgatttttttttattttgaaccACAAAATGACCACTCGTCTATAAAATAAATGAACAGAAACAATCCACTAAACACCCCAATTACCCTGCAAGTGATCGCTAGGAAAGCGCAGCAAAATAATTACCAAACAGGTTTCTAGACAGACTGTTGCCTTGGATGTACAGTAGCCTCATCCAATCCTCACGGGTAAGCTTAAGGTAGCTTTTATTACTTCTCTACTCGGAAGAAGTAATATAGGATCCTCCAACTAATAAGATTGAGAAGAAAGTTTAGAAACCCTTTAGGAAAATCTCCAGAGGGCAACTGGCAAAGCAGAATGCCCTTCCTATATCTTTAAACCTTTTAAAGGTTGGTGTTTTTTGCAGTACCTGatggaaacaacaacaacaaagcttTACTTGCAGGTAGTGGGGAATGAACAATAGTGTGTTTAGCAGACAATACAGGCAATAAAGCTGCATCACCAAGCTGCGAACCACCAAGAACACAGCTTCAAGCTGAGCTTTCATCCAAAAACCCAGACTTACGGGTcgaggaaaaacaaaacaaaataaaaaaataaagagacaTTACCCATACTGGATGTTGCCACTACCTGGCTGCATGGGTAACACTGTCGCCTGTGATGGTGCATGGGTTGTTGCCACTACCTGGCCACatgggcaaccaggaggcctggtcgacgaccggaccgcggggacgctaagccccggaagcacctcaaggtaacctcaaggtatgggtaATACTGACAGTGGAAATTAGAATGACATTGGAAAGGGGTTTAAGAAAGAGTGCAAATGTTAAAGTAGAATTACCTCTTCAGCTGTTGCTGCAGGTGTgccgagttagacagctggtggCCGAGGTCTGCCGCTTCCTGGCGTGAAGCTGTTACTTCTAAGCGCAAACTAGTGAACAGTTTCTCGGTCTCATCTCGTTCAGCTTCATAAGTTGCCACCTATAAAAACATTGTTAAGAGATGATTCTACTTTGTGATATTATGAATACAGAAAAAACTTTATGTATCATTTGCAGGTACACAAGCTATTTCTGGAGAAGCCCCTTGTGGCACCCTGAAGCTAATAAGCTGATAAGAGTGCCAAACTACTAAGtgccatcagttgcagagttctttCAGCCCTACTGGGCACCacaagccagaacttggcccccctcTCGGGAGGCACAGAGAGAAATGGCACTTATGATAAAATTCTATGAATTTGTTCAATTCTGCTGCCACTAAGAAAGGCATTCACAaagtcagtgaaagaaaacagatcACTGCTGGTTATAAGCAAGACCACAGCTTTAAAACTGCCAAAAgaactgcttgatacctgcttgatggggttctgggagttcttctactccccgagcccggcccgaggccaagctggaCTTGtaggagcttggtccaacaggctgttgcttggcgtggcccgcaggcccacatatccaccaataatgtcaacaataacaaaattcATGAAATTAGTGCGAGCTCAAATGCCCAACCTTACTCCCCCTCATTTCGGGAGCAGGAGGAAAGCGGCCCGGGTGAGCTGGTTGCTCCACCCTCagttcattgttgttgtttgtCTTTTTCTTTCTTGAATTTTCCTCGATTTCCATCTCgtgccaaatactgtcgcctcatagTGTGTGACATTGAGGGAGCCACTTCAGCTTGCATTTGGGGTCAATACTACCCTTGCTCCATTTCTCAAGCTCACGTGcactgtttcacctctggcctgctcatgcatgCCTGAGCCAGCTTGGTCTTTCGACCATGTTCTTTTCTTCCATTCATCCACTCATTTTACATTGTTCACTTTGGTCTGGGATTGTTATTTTAGGGTGTTATTTCTGATTTCTCTTACCTTCAGTTGTGTCATATGTGAGCTTCATGCACTTTGGAGTAGGGGTCATTGTTGATTTGGTCCTGGGGGCCGGTTTGTTCATTTGCAACTGGCTCCTCCTTTTCTGACAAAGaaaatagcttcagggagccacaggaacttcccccagaaaaccatctAACTGTGAAGACTaagccacacaccagaagatgaggagacgacgctgtttcggtccgtcctggaccattatcaagtcgattgcgatgatgataatggtccaggactgaccgaaatgtcgtcgtctcatctcctggtgtgtggttcagtcttcatatcttcagccacgttattgtgactcgtcgtcttcaTTTAACCATCAATGAATTTAATGAAACGTCAATTTCAAGatgagccccagtggctccctgacaccttccctccctcaaaGTGTAAGGCATCTTTCCATCATCACAGAACTGAGGGTGGAACTGCCATATGATCCAGGCTGCCTTCTACCTCCCCGCAAATGAGAGAAGGAAGTGAGACGAACAAGCTCGCATAAGTTTCATGATTTTTCGatagtttgtttacattgttggggaGTTCTTTTGGTGGTTTTGAGGCTGTAGTCCTGCTTATATCCAGCAGTGGTTTCTTTTGTTTTACCACTAAGAGGGTGccttccctggtggtggcagacatGAGTAAATTCATAAAATTTTATCGTAAGTGGCACTGGTCTCTGCGCCTCTCTGGAGggaagccaggttctggcttgtggtccccagtaggcctaaatGAACACCACGACTGAGGAAGGGCATAAAGAGCTACATCTTGCTCCTCCCATAGTTACTGACAGGTaaacactgataggtaagcactatTCTCTTATAAATAAAAGATTTTGTGTGTCAGTAAAATTTAATTCAAGTAATGCTCTTAGTAATAATTTTACTAGTACAATATGGGAAAAAATTGGAGCACCGATCAAAATTAGATGCACATTTCTGAGTTAGTACGTCAGGTGTTCACTAGATCCAAAGACTTGTACAGATGCACACTCACCCCACCAAGCTCTAAtgacttgaacaaatccacaagggccgtgatgagggttcgaacctatgtctgagaggatcccagacaagTCATTAGATGTTTCTAATGACTTGTTCACCCCACCATGATCAATAACATGCCAAATAGTTTGGCCATGTCCTTTGAGATAAGAGACCGTTCTAAACTTACTTTGAGCCACTAGAGAGGGACTAAAAtaccatgatgaccaaaccacacatcagaagatgaagaaacaacaatagcagtaatatGCTGTCATACAAAAAGAATGACTATTAAGACTCAAAACCTTCCTTTAAGTAATAATCAAAATCAAACAAACATACTGTACtgtaaggcaagagagaggtgaggaggaggaaatcttagaggaaggagCATAGTGAAAGGTACGGAAGGGATAGGTGTAATAAAGGGTGTAACAATAGGAGTAGAATGGAAGCATAAAAAattaagagaaagaaaaagaaagaagaaaAAAGGGACAGGTAGGTTTaaattaggtcacgtttgttagaaagtcgtTCAGTGTGTCTATATTAGAGCTAATATAGGCCCTTTAGCCTTCCTTATTcagtaatattttaatttttatatatTGAAAAAGTAAACAAGCTGAATTATTTTGGTACGAATCTGGAAACATAATACCTGACACAAGTGAACGTTtcctgtatacagtactgtatttatgcCAGACATCAGCGATAATGTTCATGGCTTTAGCAGTAGTTCATTAGACAGGTATTCTTTATTCATACAATTGTATATTTTAGTATTAAATACTaggcaggtaaaaaaaaaaaactgctacaCATAACTTTACATAATTTAGTGCTTTAAGGGATGGTTCTAGCGTCGTGTGAAATACAGAGTTGGCAAAAGAACAAAtaaacaagggccgtgacgaggattcgaacctgcgtccggaagcatcccagacactgccttaatcgactgagctacgacaaggtAAACTACGACAGGGTCACTACGACAGTGTAGTGACAGAGTTGGCAACTCTGCTTCTGTGTTTCAATGGCATTAGTAAAGTGGTGTCTGGTAGCCTATATCTTTCTCCCAAATACAGAATTCTTTTTTCTCACAAACAACCCCATCATGGCTTCTAAGCAAACAATGTTGACCTTCTTTCGTAAACAAAGTGAGGAGTGTAAGTAGAATAACGTACAGCAGACTGATAATGATAACAGTGAAAATGACATGAGTTGTGTTTCAACTGCTTCTAGTTCAAATTTTCAAACTGAATCCATGTGTAATTCAGAAAGTAATGGTGCTTTGAAGTCTAACTTGTATCCCTGTTCAGGTGTTTGGACTAAAGAAATGTGAAAGAAAAAAGGAAACCTATCTATGGTTAGTCTTCAGGGATGATAAACTTGGGTGTAAAGTATGTGCAAACATAAGCAATGTAACACTTTTCACTTCTAAGGGTTTAAGACTATCAAATGTGTGGCAGATATACCAAGTATACTATTATGGAGCAGGCCGAAATGTACGCTTGaagtctctcaaaattttttgatCATAAACTATGGAAAGCTCACACTGCTGCTTTATGTGTTGAAAATGAAGCTAGTGAAGATGATTTGGAAAATTGTGTGATGCCATGAATGATTTGCATCTAAAGACAATTTGTTCAATTTGGTGTTCTGCATATTATTTAGCTCGGAATGACAGACCAGACTCTGATCACTTTGGCTTACTGGAACTACAAAAGCAAAAGGGTGTTGACATTGGAATGGGACTGCATTCCTGCACTAGCACCACAGAGCATTCAAACAAAAAAAGTATTACATGAGGATGATAAAAATCATCATCCATGATTAGGATGATTCCAATAGAATATGGGAAGGCCAGAGATGGGTGAGTACTTGATCCACACATAAGATAGGTCCAGACCAAAGTTCAGCAAGAGCGTTCAGCAATGCTAACATAAAAGATGCATCACTTATCTTTATGAATTGCAAGCATTCTATAATTCATAATTTATGTACAACTACATCAAATACTTGAGCTAATCATATGAAAAATGTGTTAACTAACTCTTTTTCTCAGGGATGTAGCTTCCTCCCCTAGAGTCGTGTGCTTAAGCTTCAACGCCTCCAGCTCTGCTGACACCTTGTTGAAGGCTGACCCTCGGCTTTCACTGGCCTGTCGTTCCATGATGAGACGAGCTTTTTCTTCCTTTAGCTGCATATCTATATGGTAAAGTATTAATGTGCAATTCAATCATATGTACTATTATCAGCATTTAGACAGTGGGTGACAATTTCATACACTATTTCAATCAATGTCAATTCCACTCCAACAGAGCTCAACAATAGATAGCATTGATAAGTTTAACCCTTGAGGTGTGTAATTCTCTATGCCCAAAGTCATTACACATATTAGCAGAAATAGTTAACTACTGATTTTATGTGGGTTTACATCTCTCAACACCTTCTATACATTTTGATCACGTACATTTTTGCTAAGATTTTATGCAGGAAAAATGGATTCATTGCAGGAACAAGAAAAGTATTATTCCATGCAATTTGATTTGCTGTTTAATGACAAAGAGTTCATATTTGATATGATGCTAGAATATTTTAGGATGTTATGTCCAGATCAATTGAGTCAAATCTCAAATGAAAACTGTTCTTATAATGTAATTGAAAATAATGTCAAAGCTTTTTCCCCATGCTCAAAACGAAATTGTTATAATCTGTTATGATATTTCTTTTAACCAAATTAAACTAATACTGTATATAGAAAGATATTCACATATCCATTTTCAGAATAACACTTGTCAGATCAACATTTAACCAAACTCCAAATGCCACTGAGCCAAATCTGTCCTTTTCAAAATGAAAACCTGCTACTTATTTATATAAGAACAAAAATTTTTTTAGTCCACCACCATTAGTAAAACAGATCCACTGGATGTCACGTAGTCCAAACTGATACTGCAGCTGCACACGTCCTATGATTTTTGGTAATCAGATTAAATCAAATCAATATTTAATAAGGGGGTATGGTCCAATAACCATTTTGACTGAACAAAAGTCATTGCCAACATGAAAACCAAGCTTAAGACCTATTTCAAAATTTACCAAGATTTTTATAGAACTAAAATTATTTTTGTTCTTATACAAATAAAATCAATATTCACATTTCAGAAGAACCTTAGTGGGATCATGGCTAAGTCATATTTAATACAAATATATTACAAAAGTATTCAAACAAGCATAGATTCAAACAGTCACCCCTAATATTATTTAAGGGATCTCACATTAAAATCCACACGCATACATATCATCTGTATGTGTGTGGATTTTAATGTGAGatccacacacatacatatcATCATCTGTAACCCATACATTAATCAGTGTTTATTTTCATGATATACGCACATATCATCTATGTACAAGATGTGACCTACCTAGAATATTTGCCCTGGAGTTCTCGCTGTCTCTGGTGTTGCGGACAATACTCTCGGCCTCCTCTTTAATGGTCTTCAGCTCCTCTTCGTGTTTGGTGATTTTGGTTAGTGCTCTATCCAGCTTGCCTTGTGATTCCTGTTTGGAATTAATTAGCTTAAGGAGAGGAGAATAAGAGAGATTTAAAGGGTTAATATTCTGTGGCGTAGCCGACGTGAAAGCCTGAAGAAATGCAACTCCACTTGTGGATGTAATAGCAATGCTTAAATATGTTATAAAGGACAGAGGacatgcacaatgaaatcacaagagCATAATATATCACAAGATATATCAAAATGTTTATCACATAGATACAGTATATCATATAGGTGTGCCATACATCTACGAGAAAACATTAACACCGTACAATGGGATGCAACCCGCATTCCTCAACACACAACAATGCCTGTACCTGATGTGCATCCATCTCTGTCTTTAACTTAGTCTGTGCCCACTTTATTTTAATATCTCTGCTGTTGATTTCTTCCTTTAGCCTCTCTACCTCACGCTGATACCAGTTATTCTTCTGAACCTGAGAGAAAGGAAAATTAAAAGCGATTAATTTcacgtgcagacgatgagtcacgatAACTTGGCTAAAGatacgatgaccaaaccacacaacagAAGATTAAGAAACGATGTTTCGgtcaattctggaccattatcacaatcaacttgataatggtccaggatggaccaaaacgttgtCAAATCTTCATATTCTGGTGtgatgaccccttccaagtgctatacagtcgtaatggcttggcactttctccggataagtctccccttcccccctccaatTTCTTATTGTATATGGCAAAGATAATTGACAAGGAGAGGACATAGGTTGACAGAACTTGGCATTTTGTGTGGTCTCTGTAGAACATACAAATGCTTGGCTTAGGAAGCAACTGAGGTGGCTAGTACATGACGGGCAGCTACTTACCTTAGTGTCCAGAGTTTGGCAGATCCGTGCTCGCTCAGATATGAGCATCTTATTTTTACTGAGAAGTTGCTCTCTTTCTTTCTCCATTTCTTTCATCTTCTTCTCTATTGCTTCCTTCTGTTTCTTAGCCACAATTACCTGGTGAAGAAAATAGTGAAGAATCACAGTAGGTAGGGAAATAGTGTTGAAGGAgcactttaaatatatatatatatatacacacaagcaGAGTGGTGAATAGTTGGaacaaggtggtggtgggaggaggagaAAACTGTCAGCAGTTTCAAAACATAAAAAGTCAGAGTACTgggaaagacgggacaccacgagtatagttctcatcctgtaactacactcaggtaattacACAGCAACAGAGAAGCCTTTTGGGAACTCTAATTTTAAAGATAACTGAGGAAAAGTATCGGATGATTGAGACTGCATTAACGAATGGTGCGCCAAGTAGTAAAATTGACCACTCGTCCTTGGATCTATAATACACACTCATCAATATGAATAACTACAGAAAACTTATGCATAATGAATAAATTAACATTACATTAACTGTCCAAATACGAAACAGGTAAATTATGCCCTGCAAATGTTAAGTTTATTACACATGCATAAAAGGAGTCAGTTTAATTTTAACATTACTATACTGAAACTTACCTCCCTCTCTGATGTTGCATATTTTATAACCATTGACTCCTTATCCTTGTTTGCTGCCTCGTACTCCTTGGTCATGCGCTCAAGGCGGGCTGTAAGGTCAGAGCGAATCTTGATATTTTCGGTCATGTAGCTTTCCTCCGCTTGGTGAAGCTTTTGCTGCCAACTACATGCATCTGCTTGTGCCTAGATATTTAAGATGATATCAATTACAATCACTGTTACACATATTTGACTAACACTATTCCAAACTGTTTTTTAAATCTTTCCCACCTGGAACTAACTGGTATTAACCTCAACTTCATTAAAGAGACATCAATTTCATGAATGATAGCACATTTTAGCAACTTATATATTCCAGAGCAATAGGGAATTAAGAATACAGTACCAAGAAAATATAATTTAGTAAGACAAATAATGGGGTAAAAATCAAAGATCCAGATCACGTCATCACAATCACGAATCAAAACCATTAGTCGAGAATGAATAATACAACCTGTATATGAAACTAGAACGGCTTCTACAGTGTGTGAACTGCGTCTACAATGTGTGAACTGCTTCTACAGTGTGTGAACTGCTTCTACCGTGTGTGAACTGCTTCTACAGTGTGTGAACTGCTTCTACAGTATGTGAACTGCTTCTACAGTGTGTGAACTGCTTCTACAGTGTGTGAACTGCTTCTACAGTGTGTGTGAACTGCTTCTACAGTGTGTGTGAActgcttcccccccctcccccccccccacaaaaaaaaaaatggtttcattacattcaacgttacTTTTCAACTTATTTATCGAGGAACATATGCAAAATTATTGACAAATTAATCAGCCTGTGATTTTATTTTGTCCAACCTATCTATCTCAGTCACTCACGAAAATACCTCGAGGAACCTTACCTAACTTCCACGGAACAGAGTTTGAAAAGCCAGAACTACACAAAAATGATAATACTAAAGGCCAATTTTGCTTTAAATAATAGAGCAGAACTGAATATGCAATAGTTGATAGAATTCATCAAAATTCAATGCAGCAGCTGGGTATTTTAGCTTACTTGCGCAAGAGCTTTCTCCAGAGATTCTATCTGCGTTGTATATACCTGGGATGACTGGTCCGCCTCAAGGCGGTCTACCTCACTCTCTAACCTGAAATAAATAGTGACGAGTGTAGTGACAGCAGCGTGCAGATGATGTGGTGCGGAAATTATCTAGAGGCAAGTTTAGGAGGATATAAATAGGTGGTAGCTCCTTTACATACACTCGCATACGGGCCCATTTGCCCATACAtagcagctcctatttaaatCCACAATAAAAATAGATGACTCATATGAGAAAAAAGGCCTATTGCAGTTTACTTAGTTCTTATTGACACCATACATTCATTCATTTACACATACCTTACCAAAGAGCCCAACCTCTTTAAATGTTATGACAGGCCTAAAAATAACACTAGTTTAATGTGCAAGGGTTAATAATTTGCCtaaatataaatactgtactgtgcTGCCTTGCAAGATGATACTAATTATAACTGAATAAACAAAAGCTGCCTCACACAAGCCAATAGTCATTCCGCAGTTCCCTCAattcttattttcttatgaaGAGTCCATTTTATGATATATAAACTATTTAATCTTTACTTGAATTATAGTTTTAAGCTATTCAAACAATTTTGCAAATCGAATTTCAACAAGATAAATAAGCAAGCTTTGGACTTAATTTAATAGTGAACATTTATAAGACTCAACCAATGTATAACTCGTCATCAGAAAGAAAGAAAATAAAGCCCGACACTTTTCTCAGGATCTTGGGTGCAACAAAGTCAACTTTGCTAGAGGAGCTGCTGGATATCTGCTGGATATCTGCTTGGAAAGTTAGAGTTTTATACACAAAATTATGCATTCTCATGGTGTAAAACAAACACTACACACCAGCCCTAAATAAATGAATACCAGGTGTTTGAAAACCTCATGTTTAAAAGAATCCTAATTTTGTATAATAACACCTGGTGAATTTACTTGTATTAAATTTAAACAAGTTAAATTCCATATACTGTGACACAAAAAAATTTTTTGATTTACAAATTACGAATCTCACCTTGCTTTTTCTCTCTTTAAGGTATCACACTCGTCCAACAAGCACGATAACATTTTCATAAGATTTTCTTTTGGAGCAGAAGTGAAATCCACTTGGCTGACCTCAAAGTCGGAATCGGGACTACACGCATGTGATGATGTCAAGAGGTTTTCAATTTCAGTAGGAAGATAACTAGAATTTTTGGGATCCCCATGAACTGGCTGAGAACACGCATTTGATGTTTTGTCACTGTCTGAAGAACT
This sequence is a window from Procambarus clarkii isolate CNS0578487 chromosome 36, FALCON_Pclarkii_2.0, whole genome shotgun sequence. Protein-coding genes within it:
- the Golgin104 gene encoding coiled-coil domain-containing protein 186 isoform X1, which codes for MDDPNTDAQKLGSEHRSSSLDHLVLQEGLETRTQCETTNSTHFDNNEILVLEDNSSVQESVDVCINLSASTENEAVEGPQSNSSCTAENLSLLELEEADGSFEAVRQDEERIFDRESQTVFISNILHDESVVEFTLENCQDKDIEENKYCLQEKSESLSSNLEITMNKISRPSSSDSDKTSNACSQPVHGDPKNSSYLPTEIENLLTSSHACSPDSDFEVSQVDFTSAPKENLMKMLSCLLDECDTLKREKARLESEVDRLEADQSSQVYTTQIESLEKALAQAQADACSWQQKLHQAEESYMTENIKIRSDLTARLERMTKEYEAANKDKESMVIKYATSEREVIVAKKQKEAIEKKMKEMEKEREQLLSKNKMLISERARICQTLDTKVQKNNWYQREVERLKEEINSRDIKIKWAQTKLKTEMDAHQESQGKLDRALTKITKHEEELKTIKEEAESIVRNTRDSENSRANILDMQLKEEKARLIMERQASESRGSAFNKVSAELEALKLKHTTLGEEATSLRKRVATYEAERDETEKLFTSLRLEVTASRQEAADLGHQLSNSAHLQQQLKREREQLAAANQEIDRLQSTNNEIESELLSCRHKEAELLAFTQKLTDKNVQIQSQFSVLQSKTQLMELEHGEIKSELDELKVQKSKLKSDLTKENQAHLSQFENLKRQLAEKTEHVKQLTTKTMELENEIQVLNKKHKNSLRDITREMQKLRKRLDNQENGTNGGNGGSAGVMLSGHSSQSATPHDSLSQGSRASSNTSLNTIEYQSTNGSSPNSQELVPLHDPLVTQQLLVDRIIKLQKSAARRSDKIEFLEEHVAHLVSELKKKSRIIHHYVMREETGALANSASDSSKSSNANIGKARRKSQAELMRHGGIMASVYGSAPRDGTMTLELSLEINRKLQAVLEDTLLKNITLKENLNTLGDEIAKISCQNQHLDSPK
- the Golgin104 gene encoding coiled-coil domain-containing protein 186 isoform X2, producing MDDPNTDAQKLGSEHRSSSLDHLVLQEGLETRTQCETTNSTHFDNNEILVLEDNSSVQESVDVCINLSASTENEAVEGPQSNSSCTAENLSLLELEEADGSFEAVRQDEERIFDRESQTVFISNILHDESVVEFTLENCQDKDIEENKYCLQEKSESLSSNLEITMNKISRPSSSDSDKTSNACSQPVHGDPKNSSYLPTEIENLLTSSHACSPDSDFEVSQVDFTSAPKENLMKMLSCLLDECDTLKREKARLESEVDRLEADQSSQVYTTQIESLEKALAQAQADACSWQQKLHQAEESYMTENIKIRSDLTARLERMTKEYEAANKDKESMVIKYATSEREVIVAKKQKEAIEKKMKEMEKEREQLLSKNKMLISERARICQTLDTKVQKNNWYQREVERLKEEINSRDIKIKWAQTKLKTEMDAHQESQGKLDRALTKITKHEEELKTIKEEAESIVRNTRDSENSRANILDMQLKEEKARLIMERQASESRGSAFNKVSAELEALKLKHTTLGEEATSLRKRVATYEAERDETEKLFTSLRLEVTASRQEAADLGHQLSNSAHLQQQLKREREQLAAANQEIDRLQSTNNEIESELLSCRHKEAELLAFTQKLTDKNVQIQSQFSVLQSKTQLMELEHGEIKSELDELKVQKSKLKSDLTKENQAHLSQFENLKRQLAEKTEHVKQLTTKTMELENEIQVLNKKHKNSLRDITREMQKLRKRLDNQENGTNGGNGGSAGVMLSGHSSQSATPHDSLSQGSRASSNTSLNTIEYQSTNGSSPNSQELVPLHDPLVTQQLLVDRIIKLQKSAARRSDKIEFLEEHVAHLVSELKKKSRIIHHYVMREETGALANSASDSSKAELMRHGGIMASVYGSAPRDGTMTLELSLEINRKLQAVLEDTLLKNITLKENLNTLGDEIAKISCQNQHLDSPK